In Doryrhamphus excisus isolate RoL2022-K1 chromosome 7, RoL_Dexc_1.0, whole genome shotgun sequence, one genomic interval encodes:
- the LOC131132599 gene encoding core histone macro-H2A.2: protein MSARGGKKRATKLSRSARAGVIFPVGRMMRYLRTGTHKYRIGMGAPVYMAAVIEYLAAEILELAGNAARDNKKGRITPRHIKLAVANDEELNQLLRCVTISNGGVLPHIHPELLSKKRGSRVKADNQASVPEKQELHSKSTKPIKAPKKVKGKRGRKPKSTDKDQESVPNSTVDDGLGDGFTVLSAKSLFLGQKLCLTVTEIGKIGTIKAEAIINPTNAEMDLKDGVGNALEKTGGQDFLDGVKELRKAQGLLAVTSVAVSPANGMTARFVIHCHVPQWGADKCEEQLERSVKNCLSAAEEKKLKSVAFPSLPAGRNGFPKPTAAQLILKAISNHFVSSSSSSVKNIYCVVFDSESIGVYLQEMAKLDAK from the exons ATGTCTGCCAGAGGGGGGAAGAAGAGGGCCACCAAGCTGTCCCGCTCTGCCAGGGCGGGGGTCATCTTCCCTGTGGGCAGAATGATGAGGTACCTGCGCACCGGCACGCATAAGTATCGCATTGGGATGGGGGCGCCCGTCTACATGGCAGCGGTCATCGAATACTTGGCAG CTGAGATCTTGGAGTTGGCCGGAAACGCCGCACGGGACAACAAGAAGGGCAGGATCACTCCCAGGCACATCAAGCTGGCTGTGGCCAATGATGAGGAGCTCAACCAG CTTCTGCGGTGCGTGACCATATCAAACGGGGGGGTCCTGCCTCACATCCACCCCGAGCTGCTGTCCAAGAAGAGGGGAAGCCGAGTCAAAGCGGACAACCAGGCGTCCGTCCCGGAGAAGCAGGAATTACATTCCAAGAGCACCAAACCCATCAAAGCCCCCAAAAAGGTCAAAGGGAAACGAGGGCGAAAGCCAAAG AGCACGGACAAGGACCAAGAATCCGTACCGAACTCCACAGTGGATGATGGTCTCGGAGATGGATTCACCGTCCTGTCAGCAAAGAGCCTGTTCCTCGGTCAGAAG CTTTGTCTCACAGTGACTGAAATCGGCAAAATCGGAACAATCAAGGCGGAGGCCATAATTAACCCGACCAATGCAGAGATGGACCTCAAAGACGGCGTTG GCAACGCTCTGGAGAAGACCGGGGGCCAAGACTTCCTGGACGGGGTTAAGGAGCTACGGAAAGCCCAGGGACTGTTGGCCGTGACGTCAG TGGCAGTGAGCCCGGCCAACGGGATGACGGCCCGCTTCGTTATCCACTGTCACGTTCCTCAGTGGGGGGCAGACAAGTGTGAGGAGCAGCTGGAAAGGTCGGTGAAGAACTGCCTCTCTGCCGCCGAGGAGAAGAAGCTCAAGTCGGTGGCTTTCCCGTCTCTTCCTGCCGGACG GAATGGCTTCCCAAAGCCAACAGCGGCCCAGCTCATCCTCAAGGCCATCTCCAACCACTTTGTGTCCTCCAGCAGCTCCTCGGTGAAGAACATTTACTGTGTGGTGTTTGACAGCGAGAGCATCGGCGTGTACCTTCAGGAAATGGCCAAGTTGGATGCCAAGTGA
- the zswim8 gene encoding zinc finger SWIM domain-containing protein 8 yields MELMFAEWEDGERFSFEDSDRFEEDSLCSFISEAESLCQNWRGWRKQSAGPTSPIVKTKDGHVIPLVELSAKQVAFHIPFEVVEKVYPPMPEQLQLRIAYWSFPENEEDIRLYSCLANGSPEEFQRGEQLYRIRAVKDPLQIGFHLSATVVPSQSGQSKGAYNVAVMFDRCRITSCSCTCGAGAKWCAHVVALCLFRIHNASAVCLRAPVSESLSRLQRDQLQKFAQYLISELPQQILPTAQRLLDELLSSQSTAINTLCGAPDPTAGPSASDQSTWYLDESTLSDNIKKTLHKFCGPSPVVFSDVNSMYLSSTEPPAAAEWACLLRPLRGREPEGIWNLLSIVREMFKRRDSNAAPLLEILTEQCLTYEQIISWWYSVRTSASHSSASGHTGRSNGQSEVAAHACASMCDEMVMLWKLAVLDPSVSPCRRLELAGQLKQWHLKVIQIVKRGQHRKSLDKLFLGFKPAVESCYFNWQVAYPLEGITYCSADKKTASFCWPRGMQQHRAVRTSAGGVGETSEPRGADFKARESGYSPQEEVVVRPKETLTKKKAFSMNGGGSMLVRLGGAVSLSLEDAGGKCFYKGPGGSSGGKLKFMQGCGKGAGLGGCGGTGPAKNVNTKRRTSSEDSSLEPDLAELSLDDGYCLALGAEASNTLECAPPAPEIFPSPSPLLQELCNNSSSSSSRSTALDVKHSSQTSDACPAAEPVAAALHFQETQVLVVDVPGGGDHPSEQEGGSVKDKDGNSDCIHQPLAHSRNSSFPTKPAQVHSDGPKLCDGKEAAAPAACALPHQEAGAVGVAVGVVVCEDDYQAYYMSPASEEGADRQLADNHQEEEPDIFAGIKPLEQEGRMDVLFACAEALHAHGYNNESCRLAVDLANELLANPPDLKVEQPQTKGKKNKVSTGRQTQVATNTLSKAAFLLTVLAERLELHNLAFNTGMFSLELQRPPASTKALEVKLAYQESEIVALLKKLPLGLVEMSVIRERAEQLRDGNFCGYRPVLPLMLASFIFDVLCSPVVSPTGSRPPSRNHNSEMPGDEELGFGAAVAALGMKTTVSEAEHPLLCEGTRRVKGDLALALMITYKDDQSKLKKILDKLLDRESQTHKPQTLSSFYSSKPAAGSQRSPSKHGPSSSSAANLVAPSSGSSSTVALACEELDEPKTVQNSTAAQSASECVSEGNPSEQQNDSAPFKLDATVPSRLALGARCGYSQRCWGSPVRQKKKHTGMASIDSSAPETTSDSSPTLSRRPLRGGWAATSWGRGQDSDSISSSSSDSLGSSSSSGSHRGGGGARAKSTDTSRYKGRRPECHVPHVPNQPSEAAAHFYFELAKTVLIKAGGNSSTSIFTQPSTSGGHQGPHRNLHLCAFEIGLYALGLHNFVSPNWLSRTYSSHVSWITGQAMEIGSAALNILVECWDGHLTPPEVASLADRASRARDPNMVRAAAELALSCLPHAHALNPNEIQRALVQCKEQDNTMLEKACMAVEEAAKGGGVYPEVLFEVAHQWYWLYEQSFVGAFSQHRETPERCGANGGVNRRPPESSCGVFDGGPNVESTGVAVTGSVAAAAVVPVISVGSTLYQPHGMTGQAMAHAHALHPYATIQAHVPAVCTPQYLGHPLQHGPRPAVFPMAGGPYPQGMHPAFIGAQYPFSVATGPQPSIAATAVTFPAIPVPSMAQISYPYHADSSLPISTTVAVGSIHAGSAIQAIQGASLTPLSPQPSPMISTPFPVEEDQHSQPISQQGLHYLHSAYRVGMLALEMLGRRAHNDHPNNFSRSPPYTEDVKWLLGLTARLGVNYVYQFCVGAAKGVLSPFVLQEIIMEALQRLNPAHIHAHLRTPAIHQLIQRCQQFYLQYIHHRLIHLTPADYDDMVNIIRSARGAFGLTAVGAVQFNDLLQNLKRGKQTKELWQRISLEIATFSP; encoded by the exons ATGGAACTGATGTTTGCCGAGTGGGAGGACGGGGAGAGGTTCTCATTTGAAGACTCCGACCGCTTTGAGGAGGACTCTCTGTGCTCCTTCATTTCGGAGGCTGAGAGCCTCTGCCAGAACTGGAGGGGATGGAGGAAGCAGTCTGCTGGACCCACATCTCCTATCGTCAAGACCAAAG ATGGTCATGTGATTCCACTGGTGGAGCTGTCGGCAAAACAAGTGGCGTTTCACATCCCATTTGAGGTAGTGGAGAAGGTGTACCCACCCATGCCGGAACAACTTCAGCTGCGAATTGCATACTGGAGCTTCCCTGAAAATGAGGAAGACATCAG GTTGTATTCCTGCCTGGCAAATGGGAGTCCTGAAGAGTTTCAACGCGGGGAGCAGTTGTACCGGATCAGGGCTGTCAAAGACCCTCTGCAGATTG GTTTCCATCTCAGTGCGACGGTGGTGCCCAGTCAGTCGGGACAGTCGAAAGGAGCCTACAACGTGGCAGTCATGTTTGATCGCTGCCGCATCACCTCCTGCAGTTGTACGTGCGGTGCGGGGGCCAAGTGGTGTGCTCATGTGGTGGCCCTTTGTCTCTTCAGGATCCACAAT GCCTCGGCTGTCTGTCTGAGGGCTCCAGTCTCCGAGTCTTTGTCCAGGCTGCAGCGAGACCAGCTCCAGAAATTTGCCCAGTATCTCATCAGCGAGCTTCCTCAGCAG ATTCTACCCACAGCCCAACGACTACTTGATGAGCTGTTATCTTCTCAGTCTACTGCAATCAATACTCTGTGTGGCGCTCCAG ATCCCACAGCCGGACCCTCAGCCTCCGAtcagagcacctggtatttggATGAGTCCACCCTCAGTGACAACATCAAAAAGACCCTGCACAAGTTCTGTGGTCCATCGCCTGTTGTCTTCAG TGATGTGAACTCCATGTATCTGTCATCCACGGAGCCACCGGCCGCTGCTGAGTGGGCCTGTCTGCTAAGACCTTTGAGAGGCCGGGAGCCAGAAGGCATCTGGAACCTTCTATCCATTGTCAGGGAAATGTTCAAAAGGCGAGACAGCAATGCCGCTCCGCTGCTTGAGATCCTCACTGAGCAGTGCCTGACGTATGAACAG ATCATCAGTTGGTGGTACAGTGTTCGTACGTCAGCATCCCACAGCAGTGCCAGTGGACACACCGGGCGCAGCAACGGGCAGTCGGAGGTGGCAGCGCACGCCTGTGCCAGCATGTGCGACGAAATGGTGATGTTGTGGAAGCTGGCGGTGCTGGACCCCAGCGTGAGCCCCTGCAG GCGACTGGAGCTGGCAGGCCAACTGAAGCAGTGGCACCTTAAAGTGATTCAGATCGTGAAGCGCGGGCAACATCGCAAGTCTTTGGACAAACTTTTCCTGGGTTTCAAACCTGCTGTGGAGTCCTGTTATTTCAACTGGCAGGTGGCCTATCCCCTGGAAGGCATCACGTACTGCAGCGCCGATAAAAAGACCGCCTCTTTTTGCTGGCCGAGAGGAATGCAGCAGCACAGAGCAGTGAGAACTTCTGCGGGAGGTGTTGGGGAAACGTCTGAACCGAGAGGAGCGGATTTTAAGGCCAGAGAAAGCGGTTATTCACCTCAGGAAGAAGTTGTCGTGCGACCAAAGGAGACGTTAACCAAAAAGAAAGCCTTTTCAATGAACGGTGGCGGGAGCATGTTGGTTCGTTTGGGAGGGGCCGTCTCACTGTCCCTAGAAGATGCAGGAGGCAAGTGTTTCTACAAGGGACCCGGTGGTTCTTCTGGGGGAAAGCTGAAATTCATGCAGGGCTGTGGGAAAGGGGCGGGTTTAGGAGGCTGTGGAGGAACCGGACCggccaaaaatgtcaacaccaAGCGCAGAACCAGCAGTGAAGATAGCTCTCTGGAGCCGGACCTCGCTGAACTCAGCCTGGATGATGGCTATTGTCTGGCCTTGGGTGCCGAGGCGAGCAACACCTTAGAATGCGCCCCCCCAGCACCAGAGATCTTTCCGTCCCCCAGTCCACTGCTCCAGGAGTTGTGcaataacagcagcagcagcagcagcaggagcacGGCATTGGACGTGAAACATAGTAGCCAAACCTCAGATGCCTGTCCTGCTGCAGAGCCCGTGGCAGCCGCCCTACATTTCCAAGAGACACAAGTGCTTGTTGTTGATGTTCCCGGCGGAGGAGACCACCCCTCGGAGCAGGAGGGGGGGTCGGTCAAGGACAAAGACGGCAATTCAGACTGCATTCACCAGCCTTTAGCTCATTCAAGGAATTCTTCCTTTCCTACCAAGCCGGCCCAAGTCCATAGCGATGGTCCAAAGCTGTGCGATGGAAAAGAAGCAGCAGCACCGGCTGCTTGTGCGTTACCTCACCAAGAAGCGGGTGCGGTGGGCGTGGCGGTGGGCGTGGTCGTGTGCGAGGACGACTATCAGGCCTACTACATGAGCCCTGCTTCGGAGGAGGGAGCCGATCGGCAGCTGGCTGACAACCACCAGGAGGAGGAGCCAGACATCTTTGCGGGGATCAAACCGCTGGAGCAGGAGGGGCGTATGGAT GTGCTATTTGCGTGTGCCGAGGCCCTCCATGCTCATGGATACAACAACGAGTCATGTCGACTGGCTGTGGATTTAGCCAATGAGCTGCTAGCTAACCCCCCTGACCTGAAAGTGGAACAGCCACAGACCAAG GGTAAGAAGAATAAAGTGTCGACAGGTCGCCAGACGCAGGTAGCCACCAACACACTGTCCAAAGCGGCCTTCCTCCTCACCGTGCTCGCTGAACGACTGGAACTCCACAATCTTGCCTTCAACActggcatgttctccctggaACTCCAGAGGCCACCGGCGTCCACCAAAGCTTTGGAG GTGAAGCTGGCTTACCAAGAGTCGGAGATCGTGGCTCTGTTGAAGAAACTTCCTCTGGGCCTTGTGGAAATGTCCGTCATCCGAGAGCGAGCCGAGCAACTCCGGGATGGAAACTTCTGTGGCTACAGACCGGTGCTTCCTCTCATGTTGGCCAGCTTTATCTTTGACGTCCTTTGTTCCCCAG TCGTGTCCCCAACTGGCTCCCGCCCACCGAGCCGCAATCACAACAGCGAGATGCCTGGGGATGAGGAGCTTGGCTTCGGGGCTGCAGTTGCTGCACTTG GGATGAAGACAACAGTGAGCGAAGCAGAGCATCCTCTGCTTTGTGAAGGAACCAGAAGGGTGAAGGGAGATCTTGCTCTTGCCCTCATGATCACATACAAGGACGACCAGAGCAAGCTGAAGAAG ATACTTGATAAATTGTTGGACCGAGAGAGTCAGACCCACAAACCTCAAACGCTGAGCTCCTTCTACTCCAGCAAGCCTGCGGCTGGAAGCCAACGTAGCCCATCTAAACACGGCCCCTCATCTTCCTCCGCGGCCAATTTGGTGGCGCCCTCTTCCGGCTCCTCCTCTACCGTGGCACTGGCCTGTGAAGAACTGGATGAGCCCAAAACGGTGCAGAACAGCACAGCGGCACAGAGTGCTTCTGAGTGTG TCTCGGAGGGCAACCCGAGCGAGCAGCAAAACGACTCGGCCCCATTTAAGCTGGACGCCACTGTGCCGAGCCGCCTGGCGCTGGGAGCACGCTGTGGATATAGCCAACGCTGCTGGGGCTCTCCTGTCCgacagaagaagaaacacaCTG GCATGGCGAGTATCGACAGCAGCGCTCCGGAGACCACCTCGGACAGTTCGCCCACTCTCAGCCGGCGGCCATTACGTGGTGGCTGGGCCGCAACATCCTGGGGGCGGGGCCAAGATAGCGACAGCATCAGTAGTTCCTCATCTGATTCGCtgggctcctcctcttccagtgGATCTCAccggggagggggcggggccaggGCCAAGAGTACGGACACCAGCAG GTACAAAGGGCGTCGTCCGGAATGCCACGTGCCCCACGTCCCCAACCAACCCTCAGAGGCCGCAGCTCACTTCTACTTTGAGTTGGCCAAGACGGTGCTCATCAAAGCCGGAGGAAACTCCTCTACCTCCATTTTCACCCAGCCTTCAACCAGCGGGGGGCACCAGGGACCCCACAGAAACCTGCACCTCTGTGCCTTCGAGATCGGCCTGTACGCTCTCGGTCTGCACAACTTTGTGTCTCCCAACTGGCTGTCCAGAACCTACTCCTCCCACGTGTCATGGATCACTG GTCAAGCCATGGAGATCGGCAGCGCTGCCCTCAACATCTTGGTGGAGTGCTGGGACGGTCACCTCACACCTCCAGAAGTGGCGTCGTTGGCCGACCGCGCATCGCGAGCCAGGGACCCCAACATGGTCCGTGCTGCCGCCGAGCTGGCTCTGAGCTGCCTGCCTCACGCTCACGCCCTCAATCCCAACGAAATCCAGAGGGCTTTGGTGCAGTGTAAAGAACAG GACAACACGATGCTGGAGAAGGCCTGCATGGCGGTGGAGGAAGCAGCCAAAGGTGGAGGCGTGTACCCGGAGGTCTTGTTTGAGGTGGCCCACCAGTGGTACTGGCTCTACGAGCAGTCCTTTGTGGGAGCCTTCAGCCAGCACAGGGAGACCCCCGAACGCTGTGGGGCCAACGGAGGCGTTAACAGGAGGCCCCCGGAGTCCAGCTGCGGCGTCTTTGACGGCGGACCCAACGTGGAGTCGACCGGGGTGGCGGTCACGGGTTCTGTGGCCGCAGCGGCCGTGGTACCGGTCATCTCCGTGGGCTCCACCCTCTACCAGCCCCACGGCATGACCGGCCAGGCCATGGCCCACGCCCACGCCCTCCACCCCTACGCCACCATCCAAGCCCACGTGCCCGCAGTCTGCACTCCGCAATATTTGGGACACCCTCTGCAGCACGGGCCCAGGCCCGCCGTTTTCCCCATGGCCGGGGGTCCATACCCGCAG GGCATGCACCCGGCCTTCATCGGGGCACAGTACCCGTTTTCCGTGGCCACGGGTCCCCAGCCTTCCATCGCCGCCACTGCTGTAACCTTCCCTGCCATCCCAGTACCATCCATGGCCCAGATTTCCTACCCCTACCACGCCGACAGCAGCCTGCCAATCAGCACCACCGTAGCGG TTGGCAGCATCCACGCCGGCTCCGCCATCCAGGCCATCCAGGGCGCCTCCCTGACCCCCCTGTCCCCCCAGCCCAGCCCCATGATCAGCACTCCTTTCCCAGTGGAGGAGGACCAgcacagccagccaatcagccAGCAGGGCCTCCACTACCTGCACTCCGCCTACAGAGTTG GTATGCTAGCGTTGGAGATGCTGGGAAGGAGGGCTCACAACGACCACCCAAACAACTTTTCCCGAAGCCCGCCCTACACGGAAGACGTGAAATGGCTCCTGGGATTGACCGCGCGTCTGG GCGTCAACTACGTGTACCAGTTCTGCGTGGGAGCGGCCAAAGGCGTCCTGAGCCCGTTTGTCCTCCAGGAGATCATCATGGAGGCCCTGCAGAGGCTCAACCCCGCCCACATCCACGCCCACCTGCGGACGCCCGCCATACACCAGCTCATTCAGCGCTGTCAACAGTTCTACCTGCAG TACATCCACCACAGGCTCATCCACCTCACCCCCGCCGACTACGACGACATGGTCAACATCATCCGCAGCGCCCGTGGTGCGTTCGGGCTGACGGCGGTGGGTGCGGTGCAGTTCAACGACTTGCTTCAGAACCTGAAGAGAGGAAAACAGACCAAGGAGCTCTGGCAGCGCATCTCCTTGGAGATAGCCACCTTCTCTCCTTGA
- the degs1 gene encoding sphingolipid delta(4)-desaturase DES1, translated as MGNRVAREDYEWVYTDQPHADRRKEILAKYPQIKSLMGPDLRLKWIVCTMVAIQFLAFYLVKDLDWKWVLFWTYAFGSCINHSMTLAIHEISHNTAFGNNKALWNRYFAMFANLPIGLPYSASFKRYHLDHHRYLGGDGVDVDIPTAFEGWFFCTRFRKFIWIILQPLFYAIRPLCINPKPISQLELTNVVLQLAFDVLLYRVWGVKPVVYMLAGSMLGMGLHPISGHFIAEHYMFLKGHETYSYYGSLNLLTFNVGYHNEHHDFPSIPGRRLPMVKQIAAEYYDELPQYTSWVKVLYDFIMDDTLSPFSRVKRKVKGDVKLE; from the exons CTAAATATCCCCAAATCAAGTCCCTGATGGGTCCCGACCTGAGGCTGAAGTGGATCGTGTGCACCATGGTGGCTATCCAATTTCTAGCGTTCTATCTGGTGAAAGATTTGGATTGGAAATGGGTCCTTTTTTGGACGTACGCCTTCGGGAGCTGCATCAACCACTCAATGACCCTCGCCATCCACGAGATCTCCCACAACACGGCCTTTGGAAACAACAAAGCTTTGTGGAACCGATACTTTGCCATGTTTGCCAACCTCCCCATCGGCCTGCCCTACTCGGCCTCCTTCAAACGCTACCACTTGGACCATCACCGCTACCTGGGGGGAGACGGCGTGGACGTGGACATCCCCACCGCCTTTGAAGGCTGGTTCTTCTGCACCCGCTTTCGCAAGTTCATCTGGATTATTCTGCAGCCTCTGTTCTACGCCATTCGACCTCTTTGCATCAACCCCAAGCCCATCAGCCAGTTGGAGCTGACCAACGTTGTTCTCCAGCTGGCCTTTGACGTTCTGCTCTACCGGGTGTGGGGGGTCAAGCCTGTGGTGTACATGCTGGCCGGGTCCATGCTGGGGATGGGTCTCCACCCCATCTCCGGACACTTCATCGCCGAGCACTACATGTTCCTCAAGGGCCATGAAACCTACTCCTACTACGGTTCCCTCAATCTGCTCACCTTCAATGTGGGCTACCACAACGAACACCACGACTTTCCCAGCATTCCTGGACGAAGGCTGCCCATG GTGAAACAAATAGCAGCAGAGTACTACGATGAGCTCCCTCAGTACACGTCCTGGGTCAAGGTCCTGTACGACTTCATCATGGACGACACGCTCAGCCCGTTCTCTCGGGTCAAGAGGAAGGTCAAAGGAGACGTCAAACTGGAGTAG